Genomic segment of Panicum virgatum strain AP13 chromosome 2K, P.virgatum_v5, whole genome shotgun sequence:
GCTGGAAGCACACTAGAGGTTTGTTTAAAAAACATATTTTTCACCATATATGTCTTTAATGTATATACTTGGCaacttgttcaaaatttcaggAGGAGAGGAGGTTATTCTATGTTGCGATGACACGAGCTCGGAAAAAGTTATACATCTTGCATGTTACAATTGACTCTAATCGTCAGGCAGGTTATTTTGTGTATTCATGCTTATGTTTAAGCAATATCATTTTTTTTGACTTACACTATTGGTTTACAGCTTCTGCAACCTTCACGTTTCCTCAGGGAAATTCCTGTTCACCTTCTAGAGGTGCAGGTGAGCAATACTTTGGGATCTAGTTCTACTACATATAATCCTTTCCTTTTGAGCAACATATTTCCTTATTTTATTGATGGCCAAGGTAAGAATGCAAGTGGGTCAACCTGACACCACTCCATTCAATTTCCACCTAATTATTTGGACATTTAATAGGTAACTAAAATAACTAGGATGAGTCAATGGGTTgatttgacccacttgcatccctagCCGAAGGACTTTCCTGAGTTCAAATTATCCTATGTTCCTTATTGTTCAGAATCTCAATATGAGCCTATTTGTTTACCTCTTTCATCACCAGTCATACTCATGTAATATCTTACGTGTAGATAATTTTCACAGTTTTGTCTTTATTAACTTGCAGGGGGAGAGTCTCAGAAAAATTCCAGAACAGCCTTCGGTGGATGTTTCTTTTGATGATCCTGAAGGGGATACATCAATAGGAAACCCTATTAAGGAACAGAATGAAACTTCACCTTGCCCAGAACTGGCTCAGGCATGTGCTAATGATTTCTTGAGAAGGTAAATCATCTTTATGTGATCTGACATTTCATTTTTAACTTTTCTTTTGGGTAATTGGAGTTTTCTAGCGGTGAAAAAAAAGTTATTTGTCCTGTGCATAATCATTTCAGTTCCTGAATAACAGATTTCATCATATTCACGCAAAACTTAGCTTTGCTACATTAGTTGGTACATTTGTGTTCCCTCACTTCACTTCATCAATCTGTTTATAGGTTTGACATCGACAATAGATCAGTTGTGTCGCATATATTTCATCATTGGGGCAAGAAGCAGGCATTTCAAAATCCAAAGAGATTGCTTGATAAGGTACTGTATTCTTCATTGTACACGAACATGTGGATAAGGAGAACTGAATTATGGTAGTTATCAGCAGGCTAGGATTCCGTCATGCCTTCCATTATTGCAGTTTTGTGATTGCAAGCTTTTTTCTGGTCAATTAATCGCAAGTTTGTGACATTGAAACTCTGAAGCTTTGCGATTGCTAGTGCCCCTATATGGCTATTTCGTGATGGATTTATGCTTGACTTTTCAGATCAGTTTTGTGATTGATGAACGCCTACGAGGTAAAGGATACAAACGCAAGGTGACTTGTCCTCTTTCCCATTCCAAAACATCACCTGACTTATTGATTGTCCTATCAGTTAATCTGTTCTTTGTCATTGTTTGTTGTGTTCTTACTTGCACTGTTGTTTGTCATTTCTGTAATAGTAAAAGATCATATAAGCTAATAAATGTGTACTCTCTTGCATTCAAGAGATTAACCTGGGAAACAAAACTAATGGCAAGTTCTTCTTATCCAGGATGTCTTGCGAAAGCTGAAGTCATTCCTAAGTTGCGATGAAGCATTTGGTTATGCACAATATGTGAGTTTActtctttattttttctcttGGTATTACATCTCGGCAATCTTGTTTGTTTTCCttgtaataaataaaataaataatgcAATGATGTGAGATTCAGGTTATCAAGTGGGAACAAATTCCTATTGAGAAGCGGAGCCATTTGACAAGAGAAAGACAGGCAAGATTCTGGGCTATCACAAATGTGTTACATTCTTAATACAAATGTCCTTTGGGATACCTTTTTTATGACTTTTTTGGGTTTTTTTTCAGGAACATTTCCAAAAGCAGCGGATAGAGAATTCCATGGGCTCATCAGAACCCACAGCCAAGCAGGTCAGTTATCTCAGAACTCTCTGTTCATCTCGTTGTAAATGCTCTCTTTTTTGGGTTTTTGGATGCATCAACTTGTTAGTTTGTTGGAACCATGTTTCTGTCCATTAGCTCTCTTCATGATTCTGCCTGTTATTTCTCAAGATGTGTCGCACTCTATTTTCAGACCAAACTAAACTCAGTCCCTGTGTGTCTAACTGCAGATATCCTACCTCAGAAACCTTGGGTGCACCATCACTCCGACCTCTCGCTTACATGCATCTCATCTAATCGAAAAGTACAAATCTCTATGACTTAAAGCTGCAGAGCATATGTACCCAACCACTCAGATTTGTGCAGATTTTGGGATCATGGGGTTGATGGAAGTCGTGTTCTAAGTTCGAACTGTATAGCTGTATACCTTATGTGCGTGCCTACATATGTGTAGTGTGTATGAACTCTGTTGTGGACTGGACACATCAGGGTTGTATGACATAGCTCCGTTCAGAATTCTGTGTTTAACTATATAATACACTATAGATGCTGCGCAGCAGTGTCAGAAATATTTCATGTTTCTTATATTTGGTTCTTTCTTCATTAGCCACAGCGAAATCATGAGCAAAAAGTTAGATGAGTGATTAGTACAATGAAATCTTGAACTGAAACACCAACTATAGAAGAACCTTAGTATTCAACAGAGACCCTGCTTGGAACAGTATTTTGCTCCCTCCGTTTCAACTTGTAAGTCATTCCAACTTTTTGAAGAGTCAAACAATTTTTATGTTTGAAGCGATCCTTGTACAGATTAATCTTATGATTTATCATTTTAGATTCTTTGCCACGACTAAAAGGATGGTGAACAATCATGTGCATATATGCACCCAATAGCATGATATCCATGAAGTATAATTGTACCGACATTCATGACACACAGCACATAGCAAATTAAATTATAAATAAGCATATGGAATTAATGCAACATTAGAGGCACATAAGGACTTTATTATTGACGAAAAATTCAACAAACATAAAAATACACTCttagctttcaaaaaaaaacaagagatACACTCTTAGGGAGGGTTTCTAGCAGGACGAGCTTAAGATTTTATTTAGCAAATGTTTTTATTGTGTTGTTTACTCCATAGAAGTCGTACTTCTCTTGATGTTTGAATTGCTAATTTCCCTCGAGGCTGCTAGGGGCGTGCAGCACCATGGTCTCGATTGTTATTCCTGGCCCGAACGCCATCACCACTCCCCACTCGTCGGGTGCTCCCCCTTCCTGCTCGTGCTTGGCCGCCCGACGGCGCCGGAGCTCATCGAGCACGAAGATCACCGTGGTGCCGCTCATGTTGCCGAACTGGCTGAGCACGTGCCGGCTCGCCGCCAGCTTGCCGTCGTCGAGGCCGAGCACTCCTTCGATGCGGTCCAGGATGGCACGGCCGCCGGGGTGGATCGCCCAGAAGAGGTCGTTCCATTTGGCACTGACGCCAATTGCGTCGAACGCGTCGATCAGGCAGCGTTCAACGTTGCTCCCCAGCAACCGTGTCACCTGGTTGGAGATGTGGTATGCCATGCCGCCTTTGGTGATCTCCATGGAGATGTCGTCCTCGGTTTCCGGTATGGTGGTCTGCGAGGCGAAGGCCATCTCGAACAGGGGGCGCTCCACGGGGCTGACGGGGTCGGCGCCGACgatgacggcgccggcgccatcgCCGAACAGAGCCTGACCGAGGATGGTGTCCGGGCAGCCACTTTCCGGCCCGTAGAAGGCGATGAGCGTGATCTCGGAGCAGGCCACGaggacgcgcgcgccgcggtTGTTCTCGGCGAGCTCCTTGGCGAGCTGGAGCGacctgccgccgccgtagcAGCCGTGGAGGTTGAGCATGGTGCGGGAGACCGTGGGGCTGAGGCCCAGGAGCGACGCGAGGCGGCGGTCGGCGCTCGGGGCGCGAGCGCCGGAGTAGGTGCTGAAGATGAGGTGGGTGATGTCGGTGGCCGGGCGGCCCCAGTCGGCGATGGCCTTGGCCGCCGCGGATGCGGCGAGCtccgggacggcggcggaggcgatgtCCACGCGGGCGTCGAGGGACGGCAACGCGCGGTCGGTGAAGTCCGGGTTGGCGGCGAGCAGCTGCTCGTCGAGGTGCATGAAGCGCTGCTTGATGCCCGACTTCTTGCCTGAAATGTGAAACTCATTGTGAGCTCTTTATTTTGTTCCAATAATCTGAAAGAACATGAAGCGAAACGGAAGGAAACGAGCTGCATGGTTGGTTGCTTACAGATCCTGGTGAGCTTGGCCTTGAGGTCGGTGAGGTGCTCGCTGTTGGTGACGCGGAAGTAGTAGTCGGGGTAGTCGTCCTGGGCCACGCACGTCGACGGGTTCGCCGTGCCGATGCCGAGCACGGCAGCCGGTCCGTCCGCGCGCTGCGCACGCCTGATCTCGCCGATGGTGGCCGGAGCGCTGCCCATGGTCGTCGACGACACCGATCGAGCAGTTAACCTGCTAGCTCGCTAGCTGCCTCCTGGCGCTCTAGCTAGCTTAGCTTGCTTAGGGCTAGTAAGATGGGTGCGTGCTAGACTGCTAGGGAGCTAGGCTTGGCGTCTTTAGTGTCTTGGGTAAGCTGGAGGCGTGCTCTATTTATAGTAGTAGCCAGTATTGGTGGGTGTAGTCATGTTCTGGTGGTTGGTTTCGTGGTTGCGTTCCGCTGACTGCGACGTGCGTTCGGCTGGGTTAACACTGATCTCATTCTCATACCACGGATGCCACTTGCCGCCGATGCTGTTGGGGAATGACTTGAGCCGGAGAACCATGCATCCAAGGACTTTGACATGTCAACGACTTGCTATTCGATGATACCAAAGATAATACTAGTCGACAGGGTTTAGCTGCAGTGACATTAACTTGACATTCAATTAGTAGAAGCATAATCGGACATTGACAGGAGTATATGCATGACCAATAATATCGATAAaaatagaatattttttttaaattgaaAGAGTTATATATTAtagtatttttaaaaaatatatattatgatATAGTTGGTTTATAATGAATTTAGAAAATATATTATTCtatatgtgatcaatcttgtCTGAAATGAAAAGGCTTACAAATAATATCCCTACATTACTTAGAAAAAGGAAATATCCAAAGATTGGCAATGTTAATAGTGGCCTTGCAATACAATAGAGTAGCTCACAACACTCTACTACTCCCTTCATTCCTTTTGCACAAGGCTTGCAAGATCTGGTACCATTATCTTTAATCAAATCATTAGTCTAATGATGTGTAGTAGAATTTATGGTAAAAAGTTACCTTAATTAGATTCATGCTTGGATGTACTTTCGAACAATCATGATTTTGCTGGAatcattgatattgtataagaAGAATTAGCAATCAATGTTTCATTCTAAACACTGTACCAAGTCAGACCGCTTGTAATATTTAGATATGATATCTACCTCCACAAAATTTCATTGCCAAACTCAACCTAATTAAAAAgctaaaaaagaagaaaatatttTCACCATTCTGCAGGTGGCTCCTTATGTCAACCATTTATTATAAAAATCGTTTCATTTTCACAATTGATTGCTGCTTCACTGTCGGAATGCATTCTCACATGTGCTAAAAAAACAGTGTGTCTTGGCAAGCTTTTTAGGTGGCCATTTTTAGGTGGCCtataaggccagtctcaatgcaaGGGTCGTGAGAGGGTAATGAACATTAAAAGCTATAACATATCAGCAAAAATGCTGATTTTGCAAGACAGTtaagaggggagagagaggaaaccCAGGTCATTAGCATGACCCACTGATGGCTCGGATGCCAAGCCCACGACCCTCCGATGACCCTGGCACTGAGGCCGGTCTTCGTTCACCCAGGATCTCTTAttccgccgccgggcgccgcaaCCCAAACCTGCTCCGCTCCTGCGCTCGCCCTGGCTCCCGCGCTCGCGCACCCGCTCGCGCGCCAAATCCCACCGCCGCTCGCGCACCCGCTCGCGCTCCAAGTCCCCACCTACTATGGAGTATATACAGGATCCAATTGACGAGACTCCAAAGCCATTTAAGGGGAGAATTCCTCAAAGGGGAAGGGCCGAAGAGAGGAAAATGAGGAGATACAAGAGAGGGGATCATGATCTCGCAACCTGGCATAGAAGATAACAGGGTAAAGAGATTCATAGCAGCCCTCCACCAAGAAAGACCGCCACCAAGAAAGACCGCCACCAATCGACGATGGGAGCCACTATAAATTTCCATTCAAGCCGCCCGGCCCAGCCCGGGCATGGCGACTTGGCCCGGCCTTCACCGTGTTGGGCCTGTCTCGGCCCTATGTCTCAGCAGGCTATGCCGGGACAGCCCACAAGCTGCATTGGCGGCCGAAGCACAAGCCCACGGGCCGATTTCGTGTCGGGCCAGCACGAAAAGCACGGTGACTTCACCGTGCTCGTGCCGTCCGCCGCCCGCACACTCGGTGGAGGTTGAGCCCCCGACCACCGCCTGCGCCTATCCCACCGACACCCGATGCTGCTCCCGTCAGCCTCCACCCGCGCGCTGGacgccgcgcgcctcctcctgcGTGCCGCTGTCACCGCGCAGCCTACATCCAGGTGCTGCCGAAGCTGCGCCCGTCGGCCTCCGcccgcatgccgccgccgccgcgcccaccgTCCTCCACTCGGAGCGGATTCTAGGAAGGGAGGAGACGGGCTAGGGAGCAGGGACTGGGAGGCGCCCTCTGTCGCCGCTTGCAGCTAAAGAGGAAGGGAGTTGCAGGACTGAGGACTTGCAGCCTCAGGGGACCGGGGAATAAACGAAAGGACAAGGGAGTGAGAAAAATCAGGTGATTTTGAGAGATGATATTGGTGGGCCGGTGACCAGTGAGATTGAAATGGGCTGTTAACGGGCCGAGCTTAAATATCGGGCtgtgccgtgccgcccaccgTGCCGCACTGGCGACTATAACATCCCGGATCGTGGATCCGGATATTCCGAGTGAgagccggatcatccggacccGTGTCGGCCTTATCTCCTCCCTGtgctctcctctcttctctctctcatttccttCCTCCTTTCCCAGCTCGGGACGAATCGAGCCGAGCAGACCCCCCATCGATCTCTTTCCTTCGACCACCACGCCTTGATTCTTCTCGCGAGCACCTTCCCCAACCCCTCCTCCATCTTCCCCAACCCCCGGCCGAGCTTCTCCCCGGCCAAATCGACGGGGATCGACCCTCCTCCggccggtcaccattggagccgcTCGAAGCTCAGGGCCGCCATCAATCTACTCCCTCCGGCCATTTCTTCTCGCCTCGGACCCCAAGAATCGATTCCCCGGTGAGCCCTCAAACTTCCCCGACTTTTCCCCGTAGTTTCCTCACCGGAGCACTGCCACacgccgtgcgcgcgccgctgcccacCCAAGTCCGAATTATCTGGcctagggccggatcatccggcaccTTCCAGAGGCAAAAAGTACTGTTtagtcggatcatccggccttgggtcggatcatccgatcagCACAGACCTTTAGTGTTTGTAAAAtatgtagaaaattatagaaaaataggaaaaatacaaaaccatttTTGTTAGCTTCATATTTTTATTCTCTATATAAGAGAATCATGAAATATGTTATTTGACAACTTTTACTATGTAGTTTTAATTATGCTAGATAAAATGCTTCTAAACTTGTTAAATGCATAATTGGAGTTAGGAGTGtgttaaaaatataaaaccagtaGGTTTAGTTTTGTTTTGAACATGTAGTACTCAGGAAAGGTATTAAACATATTATTGGTTAATGTTTCTACAATGTGTTGTTGCATGCTATTCTCATATTGCATGACATCTTTTCATACGTATAGATGCCGCGAACGAGGTTGTGTACGAGGTGACTGCGGAGCCCCAGGAGCAGCCAGAGCAAGCCCAAAAGGAGGTTCACAAGgactcggcccaaggcccagttgacCCTAgttctgagcagcagcccgaaggcaagccccggtgcataacccctaatttaaatttatgcaatgtACCTAATTAAGTATTTGCGCATTAAGTTTACAGCAATTGTTTGAAactttagttgcatgatccctaggttctcTTGGGCCCTATATATTAGTTTGTGTAGGTCGATAGttttgccatgctaattagggctcggtagaagtcgagtaatttcctgttaCTAGCGCGATATAGGATTCCTTTATAATTTGAGTATATGAAATATTGGAAAttggagaaagaaaggagaaattcGGAGACCATGCGGGGGAAtgtttagccccgtctgtgtcgactaaggaccgtaccattgttggatgtgctgatcagggattgaactgtactaaccgcatgccgggagtaggaggtagtcgaaatcggTAAGCCCAGCACTGCCTttcttcgaaagtacagaacttctacccacctcTTAGGGCaatcgagtggccgcggagaattgggatgcatatgtttacttttggtggtctctcgtagggctcggctgactatacgcaggtggggcggttctgtagttcgaggcggggaggggaatgattggcatgtatagtccgacggggcaaatacgcgccgtgttggttaggtccaccttgcaagattaaatcgaatcgattcgccgtgtctcgcggatatgagagccttggtctcTTGATCACATCATAGTGCGGAAATGGAATACAATGAGATGAAATGAAAtggttgatgatattatctaaATAATTATTTGTACACATTGATTGTTGTAGACATGCAAATTATAGATGATTAGTAGCTTATAGAtataatttggagctaaaatattgaaaataaagATATACTTTTAGTGGCTTTTCCCGCAAAACAAACCCACTAGCCAAaatccttgcatgtctagataatgggctaaatatacccatagtcgggtaagttttgctgagtattagttgctcagagtttgttgccacaaattatttcaggacacccaGACACCGATTTCTGTCCTTGCTGTGCCAAGTTTGTTCGCCGTAATGCAGATGGATGGGAGGTGATTGGACCAGACTCCTAGGCTAGGTCGTAGTTGGATTGCACACTTGTGGACAGAGTGTGTAATCTTCTCTcagtttttgggcgggccggtcTGACAGGTTtgtggaccggtctaaccggttgtgTAAAGGTAGTGTAGGAAGTAATATAGTTGTAACTCTTTTCATTTGAACTTTAGTTTTAAACAGTTGTAGATTTGTAAACTAAATCCTTATTTGAGTTCTAGACTTGTAAATTAATTACGTACTAAATTctagtttgtaaaacttaatgttTCACAATATGTGTTGTATGTATATCTTCTATGTATTCGTCGTGCTTGTACTATCTGTGCTCACCTTCGCGGGAGACTATCAGTGTTGTTTCGAtcaggccgtgggttgagaaagaactgtcaaattaaaccctTAAACTAATGTGCCTGACGTGTTCAGATGATGGCCATTaggcttaatttagagttttaatttggcggttctgtcacagcgaCCCAAGCACGGCATGCCACACTGGGCCGTGCTGGCCAGGGCATGCCAGCCACTG
This window contains:
- the LOC120696168 gene encoding bisdemethoxycurcumin synthase-like translates to MGSAPATIGEIRRAQRADGPAAVLGIGTANPSTCVAQDDYPDYYFRVTNSEHLTDLKAKLTRICKKSGIKQRFMHLDEQLLAANPDFTDRALPSLDARVDIASAAVPELAASAAAKAIADWGRPATDITHLIFSTYSGARAPSADRRLASLLGLSPTVSRTMLNLHGCYGGGRSLQLAKELAENNRGARVLVACSEITLIAFYGPESGCPDTILGQALFGDGAGAVIVGADPVSPVERPLFEMAFASQTTIPETEDDISMEITKGGMAYHISNQVTRLLGSNVERCLIDAFDAIGVSAKWNDLFWAIHPGGRAILDRIEGVLGLDDGKLAASRHVLSQFGNMSGTTVIFVLDELRRRRAAKHEQEGGAPDEWGVVMAFGPGITIETMVLHAPSSLEGN